A section of the Chryseobacterium scophthalmum genome encodes:
- the rimO gene encoding 30S ribosomal protein S12 methylthiotransferase RimO translates to MRTKSVGKKKINIVTLGCSKNVYDSEVLMSQLKANGKEVVHEDRGDIVVINTCGFIDNAKEESINTILDFVEAKNRGEVEKVFVTGCLSERYKPDLIKEIPDVDQYFGTRDLPILLKHLGADYKHELIGERLITTPKHYAYLKISEGCDRPCSFCAIPLMRGGHVSTPIEKLVKEAQKLAKVGVKELILIAQDLTYYGLDIYKKRALGELLKELVKVEGIEWIRLHYAFPSGFPEDVLDIIREEPKVCNYIDIPLQHINSDLLKSMKRGTTHEKTNALLDKFREKVPDMAIRTTLIVGYPGETEERFKELKEWVREQKFDRLGCFTYSHEENTGAYVLEDDIPQEVKEARVEEIMELQSQISWDKNQKRIGEVYKCIFDRKEGNYFVGRTEYDSPDVDNTVLVSAEDTYISIGDFANVKITSAEEFDLYGELV, encoded by the coding sequence ATGCGCACAAAATCTGTAGGTAAGAAAAAGATAAATATCGTCACGTTGGGATGCTCCAAAAACGTGTACGATTCTGAAGTGTTGATGAGCCAGCTGAAAGCCAACGGAAAAGAAGTTGTGCACGAAGATAGAGGAGATATCGTGGTGATCAATACCTGCGGTTTTATCGATAATGCAAAAGAAGAATCGATCAACACGATTCTAGACTTCGTTGAGGCGAAAAACAGAGGGGAAGTTGAGAAGGTTTTCGTTACAGGATGCCTTTCAGAAAGATATAAGCCAGATTTGATAAAAGAAATTCCTGATGTTGACCAATATTTTGGGACAAGAGATCTTCCGATTTTGTTGAAACATTTAGGAGCAGACTATAAACATGAATTGATAGGTGAAAGATTAATAACTACACCAAAACATTACGCTTACCTTAAAATCTCTGAAGGTTGCGACAGGCCTTGTTCGTTCTGTGCGATTCCTTTGATGAGAGGTGGTCACGTTTCTACGCCGATTGAGAAATTGGTAAAAGAAGCTCAGAAATTAGCGAAAGTAGGTGTAAAGGAATTAATTTTGATTGCTCAGGATTTAACGTATTACGGTTTAGATATTTATAAAAAGAGAGCTTTAGGCGAGCTATTAAAAGAATTGGTAAAAGTAGAAGGAATTGAATGGATTCGTCTTCATTATGCTTTTCCAAGTGGTTTCCCGGAAGATGTTTTAGATATTATCCGTGAAGAGCCGAAAGTTTGTAATTATATAGATATTCCGCTTCAGCACATCAATTCAGATTTGTTGAAATCGATGAAGCGTGGAACAACGCACGAAAAAACAAATGCTTTATTAGACAAGTTCAGAGAGAAAGTTCCAGATATGGCAATCAGAACTACTCTAATTGTAGGTTATCCTGGTGAAACGGAAGAAAGATTCAAGGAATTGAAAGAATGGGTAAGAGAGCAGAAATTCGACAGATTAGGATGCTTCACTTATTCGCATGAAGAAAATACAGGAGCTTACGTTTTGGAAGACGATATTCCACAGGAAGTAAAAGAGGCTAGAGTAGAAGAGATTATGGAATTGCAGTCGCAAATTTCTTGGGATAAAAATCAGAAGAGAATCGGGGAAGTTTATAAATGTATCTTCGACAGAAAAGAAGGAAATTATTTCGTTGGTCGTACAGAATACGATTCTCCGGATGTAGATAATACCGTTTTGGTTTCCGCAGAAGACACTTACATTTCTATCGGTGACTTTGCCAATGTGAAAATTACTTCAGCAGAAGAATTTGATTTGTACGGAGAACTTGTTTAA
- a CDS encoding septal ring lytic transglycosylase RlpA family protein has product MMKRFILVIIMMISTLGIYSFTNNAVDAKKTSYASYYHDKFNGRKTASGEIFDNSKLTAAHRTLPFGTEIRVTNLNNGKEVIVTVNDRGPFHSSRALDMSKAAFDEIGNTDRGTIPVEFEIVD; this is encoded by the coding sequence ATGATGAAAAGATTCATTCTCGTAATCATAATGATGATTTCAACACTAGGTATTTATTCATTTACGAATAATGCTGTAGATGCGAAGAAAACAAGTTATGCATCGTACTACCACGATAAATTTAACGGTAGAAAAACTGCAAGCGGAGAGATTTTTGATAATTCAAAACTTACTGCAGCACACAGAACGCTTCCTTTTGGTACTGAAATAAGGGTAACCAATCTGAATAATGGAAAAGAGGTAATTGTAACGGTTAATGATAGAGGACCTTTCCATTCATCAAGAGCTTTAGATATGTCTAAAGCCGCGTTCGATGAAATCGGAAATACCGATCGCGGTACCATTCCGGTGGAATTTGAAATTGTCGATTAA
- a CDS encoding septal ring lytic transglycosylase RlpA family protein, which produces MMKRFILVIIMMISTLGIYSFTNNAVDAKKTSYASYYHDKFNGRKTASGAIFDNSKLTAAHRTLPFGTVVRVTNLNNGKEVIVSINDRGPFHSARALDMSKAAFDEIGNTDRGVIPVQYEIVD; this is translated from the coding sequence ATGATGAAAAGATTCATTCTCGTAATCATAATGATGATTTCAACACTAGGTATTTATTCATTTACGAATAATGCTGTAGATGCGAAGAAAACAAGTTATGCATCGTACTACCACGATAAATTTAACGGTAGAAAAACTGCAAGCGGAGCAATTTTTGATAATTCAAAACTTACTGCAGCACACAGAACGCTTCCTTTTGGTACCGTAGTTAGGGTTACCAATTTGAACAATGGTAAAGAAGTAATTGTCTCGATTAATGATAGAGGTCCTTTCCATTCAGCAAGAGCATTAGATATGTCTAAAGCTGCGTTCGATGAAATAGGAAATACCGACCGCGGTGTTATTCCGGTGCAATATGAAATTGTCGATTAA
- a CDS encoding exodeoxyribonuclease III: MRLITYNVNGIRAAFTKDFLGWLKTADPDIICIQESKAGNDQIDIESLEKAGYHSYWHSAQRKGYSGVGIASKTKPNHVEYGCGIESYDNEGRIIRADFDGFSVISVYVPSASNIERLEFKMQFCHDFLEYIKNLKKEIPNLIISGDFNICHQAIDIHNPVGLKNTSGFLPMEREWMTNFIEECELIDSFRFFNNEPDNYTWWSYRQNARANNKGWRLDYNFASYSLKDKLSRAVILKEAVHSDHCPALIEFNL, encoded by the coding sequence ATGAGATTAATTACCTACAACGTCAACGGCATCAGAGCCGCTTTTACCAAAGATTTTTTAGGATGGCTGAAAACTGCCGATCCGGATATTATCTGCATTCAGGAAAGTAAAGCCGGGAATGATCAGATCGACATCGAAAGTCTTGAAAAAGCAGGATATCACAGTTATTGGCATTCTGCACAGAGAAAAGGCTACAGCGGAGTCGGAATTGCATCTAAAACAAAACCCAATCATGTAGAGTATGGTTGCGGAATTGAAAGCTATGATAACGAAGGAAGAATCATCCGTGCAGATTTTGATGGGTTTTCAGTAATTTCTGTCTACGTTCCTTCTGCTTCGAATATTGAAAGACTGGAATTTAAAATGCAGTTTTGCCATGACTTTTTAGAGTATATCAAAAATTTAAAGAAAGAAATTCCGAATTTGATTATTTCCGGAGATTTTAATATCTGTCATCAGGCGATTGATATTCATAATCCTGTAGGTTTAAAAAACACTTCAGGCTTTTTGCCAATGGAAAGAGAATGGATGACCAATTTCATCGAAGAGTGCGAATTGATTGACAGTTTCAGATTTTTTAATAACGAACCCGACAATTATACATGGTGGAGTTACAGACAAAATGCAAGAGCCAATAATAAAGGTTGGAGATTAGATTACAACTTTGCTTCTTATTCTTTAAAAGATAAACTTAGCAGAGCGGTTATCTTAAAAGAAGCGGTACATTCTGATCATTGCCCTGCCTTAATCGAGTTTAACCTCTAA
- a CDS encoding MliC family protein: MTKNILAASFVAVLTLAACKKESKTTESSLGSDSIVSSPTDSTNQPASDSLVSNKPESNSEIIKTTLSDKDGKKLDVTFNNTKNTATLVFNGETIELEGQKPASGIWYKNDHYELRGKGNENELHKDGKLIFKSEK, translated from the coding sequence ATGACTAAAAACATTTTGGCAGCTTCATTTGTTGCAGTTTTAACTTTAGCAGCTTGCAAAAAAGAAAGCAAAACAACAGAATCATCTTTGGGCTCAGATTCTATCGTGAGTTCTCCGACAGATTCTACCAACCAACCTGCAAGTGATTCTTTGGTAAGCAATAAACCAGAATCTAATTCTGAAATTATCAAAACTACTCTTTCTGATAAAGACGGAAAAAAATTAGACGTGACATTTAATAATACAAAAAACACAGCTACTTTAGTATTCAATGGTGAGACGATAGAGCTTGAAGGTCAAAAACCAGCATCCGGAATTTGGTATAAAAATGACCATTACGAATTACGAGGCAAAGGAAATGAAAACGAACTTCACAAAGACGGAAAGTTAATTTTTAAAAGTGAAAAATAA